The Andreesenia angusta genome contains the following window.
ACCGTATTATCTGTCGCTTATAGACGACTCAGACAGATTCGACCCTATAAAGCTTCAGTGTGTTCCTACACATCTTGAACTTTCAGAAGAAGGAAAGCTTGACCCAATGGGTGAGGAGTTCACAAACCCTGCTGGAAGCATCACCAGAAGGTATCCTGACAGGCTTATAATCTATGCTACGAACGAGTGCGCCATGTACTGCAGGCACTGCCAGCGAAGAAGACATATCGGCGGACAGGACAAACACACTTCAAGAGAAGTGCTTATGGAAAGCATAGAGTATATCAGAAACAACCCCGAGATAAGAGATGTGCTTGTGACAGGTGGCGATGCACTGGCACTCCCTGATGAAGAGCTGGACTGGCTGCTTGGAGAACTCTCCAGCATTCCGACTGTGGACTATATCCGTCTTGGAAGCAGGATGCTTGTGACGGTTCCGCAGAGGGTTACAGACAGCTTGATATCTATACTTAAAAAGCATGCGCCGATCTATATAAACACCCATTTCAACCACCCTTCTGAGATAACGGAGGAGTCTAAAAGGGCCTGTGACAAGCTTGCCGAAGCCGGAGTTCCTCTTGGAAACCAGGCTGTGCTGCTAAACGGCATCAACAACGACAAATTTGTGATGCGCCTTTTGAACCATGAGCTATTGAAATGCAGAGTTAGACCATACTACATCTTCCATGCCAAGAAGGTGAAAGGCACTATGCACTTCAACACCTCGATAGACGATGGCATCGAGATCATGGAGTATCTAAGAGGGTATACTTCTGGAATGGCCATACCGCAGTACATTGTAAACGCTCCAGGAGGATACGGGAAAACCCCTATAATGCCTCAGTACCTTGTCTCTAGGGGCAAGCACACCATAAAGATCAGAACTTGGGAAGGAAGGGTAATGGACTACCCAAGCCATCCTACAGTGGATATATCAGATCTGCTCTGCAAAAAATAGACTGGGACATTGTTTTTCCCAGTTTATTTTTCTTCTATTTTCTTCTATTCTCTATTCTATTGAAATTGCCTTTTTGCCCATCGCGCTCCAGACTTCGTAAAACCTCTGCTTTGTCACTTTGTAGTTTTTAGCCCCTGTATAGGGGTCGTTGAAGTAATAGTGGTTTTCATCGAACCCCACCATGGTCATGGCATGGGTGTTGAAAGAGCCCTTGACCATCTTGCCAGATGGCGTCATCCATATCTCGTTTGAATCCCTATCTTTGAAGTTCACCGTCACCCAAGCTACAACAGGATTCCCCCCTCTTATATACTTTTCAAGCGTCTGAGGCTCCACGCCTGTAAGGTCCACCGGGTTTTCCACGTAATTTCTCAAAAACTTGCTAAGCGGTTTGGGGTAAATAGAGTAGCCGTAGCTTTGGCCTGTTATGTCGCCTACAAATCCCTTTTCAGGATCTCCCCAGACTGTTATGTCTTCTCCAGCCTTCTGCATTTGGGTGTCGTCTTTTGGAATTTCACCTGCAAACTCCAGCTTGTCTAGAGTTATTCCGTATTTTTCAAGCATCATCTGCGCAGCTACAGCTTCACATCCGTTTTTCAGCTCCGGAAACTGGTTTCTGGCAGGCACGTCCAGCATTACAGCGCTTCCGAAGTTGTACACTATCCCCGTAGGAGGTATCCAGTAGACTCCGTGCTCGCTCTCCACCATCCGCCAGCCTTTGTAAGTCTCCAACACGTCCACCTCACGAGGCGATATAGTTCCGACTATGCTGCTTTTATAGCTCTTGTCCTGAAATACTGGTGTCTCGTATTCTAGATACTGCAGCCCCTTTTCAGACTTGAACTCCACCATAGGCTTTCTGAAGAAAGTCCCCTCTATATACTTTCCTGCAAATATCCCTAAAGCCAAAAATAGCGCTATCAAGAAAAGAGCCACAGCCCCTTTTTTTCGCCATCTATTATCTCCCCTACTTTTTCTATTTAGTATATCCTAACATATTAATGCACTCAAGTTGAAACTTTTGTCCACTTTGTGATTTAAACTTTCCAGAGTGGATATAAATAGCTATGAGTGGATCTGGAATCCGCTCATGTCTCAAAATCTCTTTGTATCTTTATCCCATTGAAATACCCCTTTTAGATTTTGATGGGAGCCTGATGAGTTAATCCCCTTTTCTCATCAGGTGTTTTTTTTGCTGTTTTTTCAGAGACATTTTGCTGTATAATATAGCATATGCTAATTTAAGGAGTGATTGTTTTGAAAGAAGAGAAATTCGACAGACTTATTTCCCCTATGAAAAAGAATGACAACGGCAAATTTTCAGAGATATCTTGGAGCCAGGCTGTATCCGAAATAAAGGACAAGCTTGGAAGTGTAATCTCCTCTTTCGGAGCTGAGTCTATAGCAGTTCACATAGGCTCTGATGTAGACAGCCAGACTTCTGAATTCTACAAGAGGTTTTGCGAGTCTCTAGGCACGCCCAACTTTTCAAGCTACAAAAGCTATAGCGGCTATGCTTCAGAACTTGCCCGCAAGCTTGTGTACGGCCAGAGTCGTCCTGTATTGGACTTTGAAAACAGCGACACAGTAGTTCTCTGGGGTGCCAGCCCGGACTCTTTCAAGCTGGACAGTTCGGCTTTAGAAGGCAAGAAGCTTGTAGTGGTGGATCCGTTTAAAAACTCTTTTGCAAAAGAGTCTGATCTATACGTACAGATAAGGCCTGGCTCGGATGGTGCTCTGGCGCTTGGGATTCTAAACTCCATTATACAGAGCGGGGACTACGACAGAGAATTTGTGGATATTTTCACTAAAGGTTTCGAGGATTTCAGGGAGTACGTTTCAGCTTTCAGCCCTGAAAGAGTGGAGATGATAACCTGGGTTCCCTCGGAAGATGTGGTGAAGCTGGCTGAGATATACAGGAGCTCTTCTAGAGTCTGCACGCTTACAGGAAAATCCCTTGAGCTTCAGACAAACGGCATCCAGACGCTGAGGGCTATAGCCTCTCTTGAGACGATTTTGGGCAACCTGGACGTTGATGGCGGTGTTAAGTTTGTAGCGAAACCTGAACTTAAATCGCTTTCTCTCGGAAAAGATAATTCTCTTAAGCCTATCGGCTGTGAAAGATTTCCTGTCTTCTGCGGCTTTTCCGGGGAAGCTCAAAGCAATCTTTTTGCCTCATCTATCTTAAGTGGCGAGCCAAATTCCATAAAGGCCATGATGGTGCTTGGAAACGATGCGCTCTCTAGCTGGCCGAACTCCAGCAGGACCTACCAAGCTCTTCAAGAGCTGGACTTTCTGGTGGCCTTCGACAGCTCCGTAACGCTTACATCTTCTTTTGCAGACATAGTGCTTCCGCTTTCGCTCCCAGAAGAAAGAGACGAGCTTGTAGAAGTACTTTCTGGCGATAAGTCTAAACTGCTCTTCTCTCCAAAGCTTTCAAGCGACGGACCTAGTCTTAATGAGCTTGAGTTTCTGCTGAAGCTCGCCAAGGAGATGGGGCTTTCCTCGGACTTCCCTTGGAGTTCTGGGATAGAAGCTCTTGACTACAGGCTTTCAGCTCTAGATTTAGACTGCAACAAGCTAAGCGCTATGCCGAACGGATACTGCTATGGCAGCTGGAGCGAGAAGAGCTATATCTCAAAGGGCTTTGACACACCTTCGGGAAAAGTGGAGTTCAAGTCTGACATACTCTCTTCTCATGGATATGACTCTATTCCCGCTTATATGGAGGTGGAGGAGAGCATGCTTACAAACCCTCCAAACAGCGTCCATATCTTCACGACCACTTTTGGAAATTCAGAGCTTGAAGAGCCTATCACAGAAGACGGACTTCCTGTGGTGTTTGCACACTCAGCTGTATTCAAAAAATACCATTTTCATGACAGAGAGCTTGTAGATATCTCTACAGACAGGGGCAATTTCAAGGCCATACTTCACGAGTCCGAGGATATATGTCCAAACACCCTGTATATCCAAAACTGCCCGTCTTACATGGCTCTTCTTTCGAGCGACACATCACTAGACCCTATTTCAGGATACCCTGGAGCCAAGTCTCTGCTCGTAGATATATCAGAAACTGTGCGCTAGCTCTTGCTGGCGCTTTTTCTTTTCCTATCGTTCCTTTTTTTTAAATAGCTTTTTTCTATTATCATTATTCCCCCTGTTGATTTAAGATTGTCTATAGACTTTTATAATGAGGTGATTTAAATTGACAAAGCTTCCTGCCAACTTTGAGGAATTTTCAGAAAACAAAAAACAATCTTTCATAGATATAAAGAATCTTAAGGACTCCGGCCACAGCATAGTCGGCATCTTCTGCGCCTACACTCCTGTAGAGGTAATGGACGCCGTGGGAGCCATATCTGTAAGTCTCTGTGGAACTGACGAAGCTCCCATACCTTCAGCCGAGGCCCATCTGCCTAGAAACCTCTGTCCTCTCGTCAAGTCAAGCTACGGCCACGCACTTGACGACAGCTGTCCTTACTTCTATTTTTCAGACCTTATAATAGGCGAGACTACATGCGACGGCAAGAAGAAGATGTACGAGCTGCTTGGGAAGATCAAGACTACACATGTGATGCAGCTTCCAAATGACTATGAAAGCGCTGCTTCTCTTGAGCTCTGGAAGTCCGAGCTTGACAGCCTTGTGGATTTTATAGAAGCGAAGCTGGATGTCTCTATAACTGATGACGACCTCAGGCGTGCTATTTACGCTAGAAACAAGTTCAGAGACTCCCTCAAGTCCTTCCACGAGCTTGGAAGACTTATCCCTCCACCTATATCTGGATACGAGATGCTTCAGGTCCTAAACGGTGCTGGGTTCAGCCCCGACAAGCTGGCGCAGGCTCGCAATATAGAGCGGTTCAAGGAACATATTTTGGACGAGTACGATATGGGGCTCAGCTCTATTCCAGCCGACAGAAAGCGGATTCTCATCACAGGCTCCCCTATAGGAGGGGCTACAGAGAAGATAATCTCTACTATAGAAGAGTTCGGTGGAACGGTTGTCTGCTTCGAGACATGCGGTGGCATAAAGAGCGTGTATGAAAATGTGCGGGAGGATATCCACCCTGTGGATGCTCTGGCGGAAAAGTACCTGGGCATACCCTGCTCTTGCATGCACAACAACAAGAAGAGATTTGAGCTCCTAGACGAGCTTGTGGACGACTACAGCGTGGACGGCGTCATAGAGGTCGTGCTGCAGTCCTGCCACACCTACAATATAGAGTCCTACAGCGTGAAGCGATTCGTTGAGTCTGAAAAAGAAGTTCCCTACCTTCACTTGGAGACCGACTACTCCTCTGTGGACTCGGGCCAACTACAAACCAGGATTTCCGCTTTTCTAGAGATGCTATAGGTTATGCCTATAGCTTTTTTCTATTTGTTTTATTTTTTCTATAGTTTTTCTCTATTAGCATCTTGTGACATTTGACTATAAAATAACTATCAGAGGCAAACTTACGAAAGGGTTAGGTGATAAACATGAGTTTTGATTTACCAAAGGCATTTAAGGATTTTGACGAGGCTAGACAGAATTCCTTTATAGCTATGAAAGAGCTTAAAGAGTCGGGAAAAAAAGTTGTGGGGACTTTCTGCACTTACAGCCCTACAGAGATAATAAAGGCGGCGGGAGCTGTCCCAGTTGGACTTTGCGCCATGAGCGACGAGCCTATAGAGGAAGCTGAAAAGCACCTTCCTAGAAACCTATGTCCGCTTATAAAGGCCAGCTACGGATTTGCGCTTACAGACACTTGTCCTTATTTCTACTTCTCAGACCTTATACTTGGAGAGACTACTTGTGACGGGAAAAAGAAGATGTACGAGCTTATGGACGACATAAAGCCTGTGCATGTAATGCAACTTCCTCAGACTTCTGAAGGAGAGCAGTCTTTCAACCTATGGAAGAGCGAGATAGTTAGATTCAAGGAGAGACTTGAAAACGACTTCAACGTAAGTATCTCAGACGAAGATGTTAAGTCTGCCATAGTGGAGAGAAACAACGAGAGAAAAGCTCTTAAAGCTTTCTATGAGCTTGGAAAGATGGTTCCGCCACCTTTCACTGGTTCAGAGCTGCTGAGTGTACTTTACGGAGCTGGATTCAAGTTCACTTCTGAGGCTATAACAAGCTCTCTTGAAGAGATAAGAGAAAATACTTTAAAAGACTACGAAGCTGGAAACAGAAAAGTTTCAGAAGACAAGAAGAGAATCCTTATAACTGGATGTCCTCTTGCAGGCGCTACTCAAAAGCTGGTTGCCGCTATAGAGGAGAACGGCGGAACTGTGGTTTGCTTTGAAAACTGCATAGGCATAAAATCTGTAGAAGACCCTGTGGACGAAAGCAAAGATCCTTTCGACGCTCTTACAGAGAAATATCTGAACATACCTTGTTCTGTTATGACTCCTAACAATAAGAGAGGCGAAATGCTAGAGAGACTTATAAAGGAATACAAGATAGATGGTGTTGTAGATATGGTGCTTCAAGCCTGCCATACTTACGGCGTTGAAACTCACACTATGAAAAAAGTTGTAAACGGAGTGAACGAAACTCCTTATATAAGCATAGAAACAGACTACTCTCAGTCTGACGTAGGTCAGATCAAAACTAGAGTCGCTGCATTTATAGAGATGCTTTAAGAAGGTGGACAAATTGTACTCTATAGGAATAGATTCAGGGTCTGTGGCTACAAAGGCCGTGCTCTTCAAGGATAGGATAATGGACACAGTTCTTATCCCCACCGGCTGGAGCCCTAAGAACGCCTGCAGTGAGGTGTTCGAGTCTCTGCTGGCTAGAAACAGCTTGAATGCAGATGACGTCTATGTAGTGGCTACAGGTTATGGACGTGTCGCCACTGACTTTGCAGACAAGACACTGACTGAGATAACCTGCCACGGCAAGGGCGCGCACTACCTTGACAGCGACGTCAGAACTATTCTGGACATCGGCGGTCAAGACAGCAAGGTGATAAAGCTCGACCGTGACGGGAATATAGCCGACTTCATTATGAACGACAAATGCGCGGCCGGGACCGGAAGGTTCCTTCAGGTGATGGTGAGCTTGCTCGGAGCTGATATAGAGGATCTGGACTCTCTGACAAGAGGAGCCGAGCCTGAGAAGATAAACAGCATGTGCACTGTGTTTGCCGAGTCCGAGGTTGTCAGCATGCTGGCTGGAGGGTCTTCTAAAGAAGCGGTCGCTTCCGGGATACTCCACTCTATAGCTGGTAAGATATCGACTCTGGCATCTAGGGTAGGAATCGAGAACAAGGTGATGTTTACAGGCGGACTTGCAAAGAGTTCAGAGCTCACAAGGATAATAGAGCAGAAGCTTGGAAGAGAAGTTGTCACCAACAGCTACTCACAGCTAAATGGAGCCATAGGCGCCGCTGTGCTTGGACAGCATTTCGCAAACAAAAAGAGCAAATAGCAAAAGGTCTGAACCGGATTGGTTCAGACCCTTTCTTTGTATTGTTCTGATTTTTTTCTAGTGTCCTCCGCAGCTTCCTGCGTGCTCATGCCCTTCGCATACTCCGCCAGCTGATACAAGGCTTCCACTCAGGTAAGAAGCTATTACATCGTCTATATCTCCGCTTGCTCCGACTACAACCTCTATGTTGTTCTGTCCAAACAGCGTCTGAGCCATCTCGCCCATTCCACCTGCTATTATGGCGTTTATTCCTTTTTCCCCCAGAAACACAGGTAAAAATCCTGGCTTATGCCCTGGGTTTTCAAGGAAAGAGGCTTCTTTCACTTTTCCGTCGAATATGTCATATACAGTAAAGCCCTCGCAGTGTCCGAAATGTCCACTTACATTGTTTCCATCACAAGCTATTGCTATTTTCATCTTTATTCCTCCAGTTTTCTCTTTATATTCTCCCACATCTCCACCACCGCTTTGGCGGCAGAACTTTCCGGGTATTGCACAAGTGGCTTAAGCTCCTCTATCGACTTAAGCACTGTGTCATCAAACGGTATCTTGCCCACTAGCGCTATATCGTTTCTCTTGCAGAAAGCCTCTATCTCATTTGAAATTTCCAGATTTATGTCGTATTTATTTATGCAGACCATAGTCTGAATGTCGAAGTGGTCGCAGAGGTCCTGCACCCTCAGGTAATCGCTAAGTCCCGACTTTGTGGGCTCCACCACCATAAGCGCAAGGTCGC
Protein-coding sequences here:
- the eam gene encoding glutamate 2,3-aminomutase, with translation MRETMSKREISLERAAELKSKISDYLDARESIPRGMDEVSKARFKARKTRILEYFGATEDDWNDWEWQLECRISDADTLSDLLNLDSEEIEDIRKVGSKYRWAVSPYYLSLIDDSDRFDPIKLQCVPTHLELSEEGKLDPMGEEFTNPAGSITRRYPDRLIIYATNECAMYCRHCQRRRHIGGQDKHTSREVLMESIEYIRNNPEIRDVLVTGGDALALPDEELDWLLGELSSIPTVDYIRLGSRMLVTVPQRVTDSLISILKKHAPIYINTHFNHPSEITEESKRACDKLAEAGVPLGNQAVLLNGINNDKFVMRLLNHELLKCRVRPYYIFHAKKVKGTMHFNTSIDDGIEIMEYLRGYTSGMAIPQYIVNAPGGYGKTPIMPQYLVSRGKHTIKIRTWEGRVMDYPSHPTVDISDLLCKK
- a CDS encoding C39 family peptidase, which translates into the protein MALGIFAGKYIEGTFFRKPMVEFKSEKGLQYLEYETPVFQDKSYKSSIVGTISPREVDVLETYKGWRMVESEHGVYWIPPTGIVYNFGSAVMLDVPARNQFPELKNGCEAVAAQMMLEKYGITLDKLEFAGEIPKDDTQMQKAGEDITVWGDPEKGFVGDITGQSYGYSIYPKPLSKFLRNYVENPVDLTGVEPQTLEKYIRGGNPVVAWVTVNFKDRDSNEIWMTPSGKMVKGSFNTHAMTMVGFDENHYYFNDPYTGAKNYKVTKQRFYEVWSAMGKKAISIE
- a CDS encoding molybdopterin-containing oxidoreductase family protein, whose translation is MIVLKEEKFDRLISPMKKNDNGKFSEISWSQAVSEIKDKLGSVISSFGAESIAVHIGSDVDSQTSEFYKRFCESLGTPNFSSYKSYSGYASELARKLVYGQSRPVLDFENSDTVVLWGASPDSFKLDSSALEGKKLVVVDPFKNSFAKESDLYVQIRPGSDGALALGILNSIIQSGDYDREFVDIFTKGFEDFREYVSAFSPERVEMITWVPSEDVVKLAEIYRSSSRVCTLTGKSLELQTNGIQTLRAIASLETILGNLDVDGGVKFVAKPELKSLSLGKDNSLKPIGCERFPVFCGFSGEAQSNLFASSILSGEPNSIKAMMVLGNDALSSWPNSSRTYQALQELDFLVAFDSSVTLTSSFADIVLPLSLPEERDELVEVLSGDKSKLLFSPKLSSDGPSLNELEFLLKLAKEMGLSSDFPWSSGIEALDYRLSALDLDCNKLSAMPNGYCYGSWSEKSYISKGFDTPSGKVEFKSDILSSHGYDSIPAYMEVEESMLTNPPNSVHIFTTTFGNSELEEPITEDGLPVVFAHSAVFKKYHFHDRELVDISTDRGNFKAILHESEDICPNTLYIQNCPSYMALLSSDTSLDPISGYPGAKSLLVDISETVR
- a CDS encoding double-cubane-cluster-containing anaerobic reductase, encoding MTKLPANFEEFSENKKQSFIDIKNLKDSGHSIVGIFCAYTPVEVMDAVGAISVSLCGTDEAPIPSAEAHLPRNLCPLVKSSYGHALDDSCPYFYFSDLIIGETTCDGKKKMYELLGKIKTTHVMQLPNDYESAASLELWKSELDSLVDFIEAKLDVSITDDDLRRAIYARNKFRDSLKSFHELGRLIPPPISGYEMLQVLNGAGFSPDKLAQARNIERFKEHILDEYDMGLSSIPADRKRILITGSPIGGATEKIISTIEEFGGTVVCFETCGGIKSVYENVREDIHPVDALAEKYLGIPCSCMHNNKKRFELLDELVDDYSVDGVIEVVLQSCHTYNIESYSVKRFVESEKEVPYLHLETDYSSVDSGQLQTRISAFLEML
- a CDS encoding double-cubane-cluster-containing anaerobic reductase: MSFDLPKAFKDFDEARQNSFIAMKELKESGKKVVGTFCTYSPTEIIKAAGAVPVGLCAMSDEPIEEAEKHLPRNLCPLIKASYGFALTDTCPYFYFSDLILGETTCDGKKKMYELMDDIKPVHVMQLPQTSEGEQSFNLWKSEIVRFKERLENDFNVSISDEDVKSAIVERNNERKALKAFYELGKMVPPPFTGSELLSVLYGAGFKFTSEAITSSLEEIRENTLKDYEAGNRKVSEDKKRILITGCPLAGATQKLVAAIEENGGTVVCFENCIGIKSVEDPVDESKDPFDALTEKYLNIPCSVMTPNNKRGEMLERLIKEYKIDGVVDMVLQACHTYGVETHTMKKVVNGVNETPYISIETDYSQSDVGQIKTRVAAFIEML
- a CDS encoding acyl-CoA dehydratase activase, whose amino-acid sequence is MDKLYSIGIDSGSVATKAVLFKDRIMDTVLIPTGWSPKNACSEVFESLLARNSLNADDVYVVATGYGRVATDFADKTLTEITCHGKGAHYLDSDVRTILDIGGQDSKVIKLDRDGNIADFIMNDKCAAGTGRFLQVMVSLLGADIEDLDSLTRGAEPEKINSMCTVFAESEVVSMLAGGSSKEAVASGILHSIAGKISTLASRVGIENKVMFTGGLAKSSELTRIIEQKLGREVVTNSYSQLNGAIGAAVLGQHFANKKSK
- a CDS encoding NifB/NifX family molybdenum-iron cluster-binding protein; this translates as MKIAIACDGNNVSGHFGHCEGFTVYDIFDGKVKEASFLENPGHKPGFLPVFLGEKGINAIIAGGMGEMAQTLFGQNNIEVVVGASGDIDDVIASYLSGSLVSAGGVCEGHEHAGSCGGH